One Bombus pascuorum chromosome 4, iyBomPasc1.1, whole genome shotgun sequence DNA segment encodes these proteins:
- the LOC132906020 gene encoding uncharacterized protein LOC132906020, whose amino-acid sequence MLQEQCRSTNMQIHFKEGIIKEMRRKLRRTKFLYSNFFPYTSNRYDKVTIDNQEMESFYKLCEKIMIPKMMYTSAEHNNDSFLQTYINTILNHNKLIKDVSIMKTKHNNLKTKIINCHKNTEYNKIDMYKSFHDIDKKILKYSKKLPSVNTHKQLIVSNSCNN is encoded by the exons ATGTTACAAGAGCAATGTCGTTCTACAAACATGCAAATTCATTTTAAAGAAGGcattattaaagaaatgcgaAGAAAATTAAGACGAACTAAG tttctaTATTCTAACTTCTTTCCTTATACTTCTAATCGTTATGACAAAGTTACTATTGACAATCAAGAAATGgaatctttttataaattatgtgaGAAAATTATGATACCAAAAATGATGTATACATCTGCTGAGCACAATAATGATTCGTTTTTGCAAACTTACATTAACACTATTTTAaatcataataaattaataaaagatgtatctataatgaaaacaaaacacaataatttaaaaacaaaaataataaattgtcatAAAAATactgaatataataaaattgatatgtATAAGAGTTTTCATGATATTGATAAAAAGATCTTGAAATATAGCAAAAAGCTACCATCTGTTAATACACACAAacaattaattgtttcaaacaGTTGTAACAATTGA